The genomic segment TCGAAACCCGCGATTCATCCATGCAGCCGACCATCGCGCGAATGCCGCGCGCTTCGGCAACGGCATTGGCTTTCAGCGCGCCTGTAATACCGCCGGTTTTCATCAGCTTCAGGTTAACCAACGGAGCCGGAGTGTTCAGCACGTCCGCAGCGCTCAGCACGGATTCATCGGCCATCACTGGAATCGGTGAGCGCTGGCAAACTTCGCGCAAAGCATCCAAATCCGTTGCGGCAACAGGCTGTTCAATAAACTCAATTCGGCATACCTTGACGGCTTCCAGCATCCGCAGCGCTTCTGAAATTGAGTAGCCCTGATTGGCGTCCAGGGTCAGGCGCACCCGGGTTCCCACGATTTGCCGAATTTGCCGAACACGCTCAATGTCTTCGTCAGGATTCAATCCGCATTTAATTTTCAACGCGCGAAATCCCTGAGCCTGAAATTCCCTGGCGCGCGCCAGTGTTGTTTGCAAGTCTTCGATGCTTAAAGTAGCAGTTGTTTCCAGTTTCGTCTTGGCATTTCCGAGCAACTGGCAAAGCGGCAACCCAGCCGTTTTCCCCAGCAAATCGTACAACGCAATATCCATCGCTGCGATTGCCGTCGGCTGATTCGGGGCTAAACGACAAAGCTCTGGCCAGAGGGATTCAATCCGCGAAGCGTCCTGCCCAATCAAAAATGGTTTCAGAATTTCATGAAGCGTCTGTTCAACGCCATCGGCAGTTTCGCCGGTCACATGCGCATCCGGCGCGGCATTGCCCCAGCCAATCAAGCCACGCTCCAGTTCCAACCGAACAACAAAGTTCGTGGCTGCTTCGACGGCTTCATAAGCGACCACAGACGGGTTTCGGAGTTGGAACTCTCGCCGAAATATAGAAATGTCAACGATTCGCATACATCGTTAATTGATGGGGATTTGCCAGCCTGGCGATTCCAGATTGCCGAAGTACAGTTTCAACTCTTGCTCGCCCGATTCAATGTTTGCAGGCAGCGGCGCTTTGACCAGGTAAGCTCCGTTCGCGGGATAGAACCCCACGTGACCAGGTTTCACGATGTGGTGGCCGATTTTGACGCGGATGTTTCCGGAATCGGCAGTCAAATCCAAGCCTTCGACAAAAAGCCAAACTTCGGAATCACGACCGCGCGTCAGATTGGCAGCTTCTTCGTCCTGTTGATTTCTGACATTGACGATTTTGGGAATGACAGGCGGCGGTTCGTAAAATTCAATGGAAACGGGCGGGCTTGATTCTCCCAAAGCTGTGACGACCCGAATTTCCGCTTTGCCGGCGGACAAACCGGGCGGCAGTTGCTGGTTCACCTGAGTCAATTGAAGCGCAGGATCGTCAAATCCTTTTTGTGCGGCCGGGCCAACGTATTGCGGTGCCAGTTGCTGGCCGTTGAGTTCCACCAGCAAATTATTGGCGTCAATTTCGTCCAGCGCCAGACCGGAAACGATCAATCCCAGATAGGCGTGATCCCCGTTGGCCGGGATCGCCTGGATGCTGAAATCATCCGCTCGCCCAAATGCTTCAATCTTCGGTTCGGCGGTCGTGCAACAAATTTTGTCGGCTGGCAAGTGGGGCTGGCGCTGCCGTTTGCGCAACGTCGTCCAACAATATTGAGAACCGGTTCCGACGATGGAAATCAACTGCGCATCCTGTTCGGCGGCAAAACGGCGTAATTCCGATGCAGGAAAATCCGCTCCCGTCCAGGTGTCTTTTTCCAGATCTTCAAAATCGAACGCGGTAATAGCGTTGGTTTGGAACCGAAACACGCCGCCGGGTTTCAGCACGCGCCAGGCATCAATCAGGTTAGACAGAATCACTTCAGCACTGGGCACGTGTTGAAACACATAAGCCGACAGAATCAGATCGAAGTGCCGATCCGGTAAACTCGAAAAATCCAGGCCGGAGGTTTCGTGAAGCTGCACGTTTCCCAGCGTCGCCAGTCGCTGGCGGGCTTGCCGGATCATTTCTCCCGATACATCCACGCCCACGACTTCGCCAAAAATAGCAGCCAGATGTTTGGTCATTCGTCCGGCCCCACAGCCGATTTCCAGCACGCGCAAACTTTTGGGATCACGATTGTTCGTCAACAAAGACAAATCAACCCGCACCAATCTGTCCACTTCAAACGCGCCTGTTTGGTCAAATTCTTCTTCCGATTGATGAAACCGCAGCGTGTTGATAAACCACTTCGCGTCCTGCCGGGCGCGATCGTCCCAATCATGTTTCATCAAATAGGAAAATTCCTGCAAAGCTTGTTTTGGATTTGGATAATTCATAAGTCTTCCCATTCAGTATGCCTGATGCCTGGCGCTCAACCGCCAAAAAGAATTTTCGACTTTTCCCGCTCCCACCCCCTCCAATCGCCCGAAACGGCATTATCACCATCATAAACCAGGACAAAAACCAGAAAATTTTCAACAGAGGGAGAAATGTATGAGGATATGTTTTTCAAGTTTTGCCATCTGCGTGCTGGCAATCATTCTTTCTACCACCGCGTTTGCGCAAGACCCGCCGAGACCGTTTCGTCAGCGCCACAGTCGTCATCCGGGAAACAAACTGAAAAAGATGGACACAAACCAGGACGGCCAGATTACTCGCGATGAATGGAAAGGGCGCGACAGGGGTTTTCAACGGGCAGATCGAAATAACGACGGCGTCATCAGCCGCGAAGAAGCCCTCGCCGGCAGGCAAAAGCCCCGAAAACGACCGCTCAAACAAATGGACACGGACAAAAACGGTCAAATCAGTCGCGGCGAATGGCTCGGCAATCCCGACCTGTTTGGCAAGCTCGATCAAAACAATGATGGAGTCATCACCAAAGAAGAACTGAAAAATCGCCGTCGCCGCAACTAAAGACCAACGATTCGCGTGCGGTTTGATTTTCAAGTTTTGAGCGGTGTTTCTTTGCCTCAAGCCTGCTCCCAGGCAGGTTTGATTGTTCTTTGATGCCAATCGGTTTAGTCGCTGAGGACGATTGGATCGAAACACGGCTCATTGCCGGTCAGCAATCAGCTTTCGACTTTGCTCTAGAGTGTCGAAAGCTGATCTGTTGGCCGTCGTTTTTCTTCAGCTTGTAATTGCAGACCGACCAAAAATTTCGCCGAAACTTTATCACACTTGCCTTGGCCGAAAAACGAAGCTACAAAATCGCCGACTTCAATTCGACAGGAGTTGCTTATGTTGCAAGTGGCGCTCTGAACCAATGAAAATCTCGCAGCGGGAGTAACGCATCCAGCCATGGTTGCGCTGCATTCTGAACCCAACTCTTTAGTGAACTCCGCAACCATGGCTGGTTGCGCTACTATTTCCAAGGGAGGACACATTGATGGCTGAAACTCTGCCTTCTCGTGAACAAGCCTGGCAGTTGTTGTGCGAATGGACGCTCGGCGAAAGTCTGCGCAAACACGCGCGCGCCGTCGAATACGCCATGCGCTCTTATGCTCAGAAGTACGGCGAAGATGCGGAAAAATGGGGCGTCGTCGGAATGCTTCATGATTTCGATTACGAACGGTATCCGGACCAGCGCCATCCGCAACTTGGCTCTGAGGCGCTCAGAGAGCACGGTTATCCCGAAGACGTGATCCGGGCGATTCTTTCGCACGCCGATTACACAGGCGTCACACGCGAAAGTTTGATGGAACACGCGCTGTTTGCCACCGATGAACTCTGCGGATTTCTGACCGCCTGCGCGCTGGTGCGTCCGGACAAAAGCTTCGACACGCTGGAACCTTCCTCCGTCAAAAAACGAATGAAGGACAAGGCGTTCGCCCGCACCGTCAACCGTGACGATTTGTGGAAAGGGGCGGAGGAATTGGAGCTCGGTTTTGACGAACATTGCACCTTCGTGATTTCAAAGCTCAGAGAAGTTCAGGAAGAACTCGGATTGAAGAAAGTCAGTTAGCGGATCAGTGAGATTGACCTCGCTTGACGAGCGCCGACTCAGCGCGTATGCTCCGCGCTTCCTTCGGTAGCCTGGATCGTTTCTACAAACCCGCTGCTGCCGAAGTCAATTCCAGAATTGCCATAATCGAAAGGCAGGTGAAACACCTTTGGCAGAAGTTAAGCTCGGCGATAACGAGACGCTGGAAAGCGCGCTCCGCCGGTTCAAACGCAAAGTGCAGCAGGAAGACATCATCCGCGAAGTAAAGCGTCATGCCTTCTATGTGCCACCGGGAGAAAAAGCTCGCTTGAAATCCGCGTTGGCTCGCAAACGGAATCGCAAGAAAGGCCGTCGGCCAATGCCAGTTCAAGAATAAGTTGGACTGACAAGAATCACCCGCAAAAGGCTGCGAAGATTTACTTCGCAGCCTTTTGTATTTTGGGAATCCGTCCGGCACTTGGCCTTCCTCCCACAAATTGATCAACGGTTGTTGCGCTTCGGCGACAACGTTAATCCTGCCCATTTTCACTCGCCATCAATTGTCATTATAGTGAAAGCACTTAGGAAAACTTCAGATTCCATTGGGTTTTGGCGTATCACTTGCTGGCAAATGAAATCCATTTCCCAGTTCACCCAATCCGGCAAGGAATTCTGTTGAATCAGCAAACCACCATCGGCAACAGTTTCAGCGCAAACGGCATAGGTTTACATTCGGCGTCTTCCGTCAACGTGACGGTAAAACCAGCGCCACCGTATACCGGTTATCTGTTCCGGCGGACTGATCTCAACGATTTTGAAATTCCCGCAGCGCCTCAATACGTTTCGCATGTCAGTTATGCCACGACGTTGATGAAATCCGGCGTGATGCTCTCCACCGTCGAACATTTGTTGTCAGCGCTGTACGGTTCCGGCGTAGACAACGCCATCATCGAAGTGGATTCACTGGAAATTCCCATCCTGGATGGCAGCAGCCGCCAATGGGTGGAACTGATTCGACAGGCAGGTATTGTGGAATTGCCCGCAAAGCGTCCGTACCTGAAAGTGCTGAAGCGGGTCGAAGTCACGGAAAAGAATCGCAAGATGAGCATTGAACCCGCCGACGGTTTTGAAATCACTTGCGAGATTGATTTCAACCACCCGATGATCGGCGTTCAACAACACGAAATCAGTTTCCGCGTTGCGGATTACAGTCAGGAAATCGCTCCGGCGCGAACGTTCGGTTTTGTCGAAGAGATTGAAATGCTGAAGCAGAACGGACTGGCTCGTGGAGGTTCGCTGGAAAACGCCATTGCTCTGACGCGCGACGGATTCTTGAATCCCGAACCGCTGCGGTTTGCCGACGAATTCGTCCGGCATAAAATTCTAGACATCATCGGCGATCTGGCGTTGGCCGGAATGCCGATTTTGGGTCACGTCAGGGCTTCGCGCTCCGGCCACGGATTGCACACGATGCTGCTTTCCACGTTGCTTCGGGATCGCGACGCCTGGGAAGTCATGACATCCCCCAATTGACCCATTATTTTGCGCGAAAGATGGGCGAAGTCAGGCGCGACGGCAGCAACACCAAATCTTCCACCAGACAGCCGAAAATCGTCACCGCTGACAGCAAACCGAAATCGCTGATCGGTTGAAAGTTTGAAATGGCAAATACGGCAAAGGTCGCCGCCAGAGCAATGTTGGCGTAAATGATCGGTCGTCCCGAAAGCCGCATGCTTTCAATAATTGCATCGCGCAATGGCGCATCTTCCTTTTGAACGCGCCGGAACCGCACGATGAATTGCACGGCGTTATCCACCGCCAAACCGAGCACAATGCTGGCCACAAGGCTGGTGGTCAGGTTCAGCTTGATTCCGCGCCATCCCATAAAACCAAAAAAGAACACTATCGGAACCAGATTCGGAATCAGCGCCGTCAATCCTACGCGCAAGGATCGAAACAGGATCGCCAGCATCACGAAAATCGTCACCAGCGCGAGGCCGATGCTCAACACCTGTTCGTTGCCAATTTCATCCGACGTGCGGTTGAGCAAAACGAACGTGCCCGTGGCATAAACCCTGAACCCGGGCAGCAACTCTTTGCCTTTTTGTTCCACTTCGCGAACGACACCAGCCATCGCCTGCGAACCGGAAAGCGTCGAGCGAATCAACACGCGCGCAAAGCGGCCATCTTCGGTCAAAAATCCTTTCAATTGATCGCGGTCGGCGAACAAATCGGAAAGCACCTTTCCATCCGCAGGGATTTTGTACTGCTGGGGATCGTTGCCGTTAAACGCCCGGTTCAGATGTTTGATGATGTCGGCAACGGATAACGTGCGGTCAATCCCCTGTCCTGTCGCATCTTTTTGCCGTTCGGCGAAAGCCTGAAGTTGGGAAATACGCTCCAGCACTTCCGGCTTTTCAATTGCGCCATCCTGGTTGCCTTCGACAATTACATCGAAGGTGACGCCGCCTGACAAACGCCGGTTGATTTCGGCGAATCCGACCGTGGTTTCGGTTCCGGGTTTGGTGAAGTGAAAAAAGTCTATGTCCACACGAATGCGGCGCATACCAATCAGGCTGACGACAACGATGGCCAGCGTTACGACAAACAATAGTTTCTGTTTTGAAGTCGCCCAGCGTCCTGTGTCTTCCAAAAACTTGACCATTCGCCCCGTCAATCCGCATCGAAACGCCATCCGCTGCGGAGGCAACACAACCAAAACCGCCGGGATGAAGGTCAACGAGAGAAGCATCGTCAGCGTTGCGCCGACTGCTGAATACACTGCGGAAGCGCGAATGGCTTTAATTGCCGTGAACGATAGCGACAGAAACCCAGCAATGATCGTCAGCGCTGAAACGATCACGGGCAAATTGATGAAGCTCATGGCTTGTACAATTGCGGATCTGGAATTACACGTGTCGGATTTGTTGGCTTCCAGACTGGCAATTCCAATCTGGTTCAGCACGTGGATCATGTATGAACATCCGATGGCCAGCATCACTGTCGGGAGCATCAACACCAGAATCGTGAAATGCGTTCCAAAGTAAGCCATCAACCCCAGCAGCCAAACCAACCCGATGACGATGGTCAGCAATGGCAACCAAACCGCCGTTATCGAACGAAAACACAGCCACAAAATAATAACGATCAGCAACACCGTCAGCGGCAATAACATTGCCAAATCTTTTTTCAGCGCTTCGGTCGAGCGAAGTTGCGCGAATGGATCTCCGGCAAAATAGCTTTCGGCAAAGCCGGAGTTTCGCGTGAGGCTGTAAATCGTACGGGTGATTTCGTGCCGTTTATCTGTGGGCAGTTCGGATTTGAGCAGCACATTCAACGCAGCCGTGCGGGAATCGCGCGACACCAGATTTCCGACAAACATCCGGTCGGTCGTCGCAACCTGCCGAGCCTCTTCAATTCTATGGTTGTCATTGAGCGATGTGGGAATCAGTTTTTCCAATGACACGCCATCGTTTTGGCTGCGCGCATAAGGAACGTTGGCCAGACTGAGAACTTCCCCGACTCCTTTGACGCGTTCAATCTGGCCGTGCAGTTTTTTCAGCCTCGACAGGTTTTCGGGTTTGAATACATCGTCGCAAACGACGGCGATTAGCAGATAATCGTCCGCGCCAAAATGTTTGCGCGCTTGTTCAAAATCGCGCCGCTCCTGGCTGTTTTCCGCGACAAAACTCAGCGGAGAAACGTCCAGCGTCAATCCGCGGCGTAAACCAAGCCCCAAAACGACCGTCAGCAGCAAAACGATCACAATAATCCAGCGGGGGTGAGAAACAACAAAACGACTCATTCTTGATCGCCTCTTCTATTAATCAGACAGCCGTTTGTCGCTTGCTTCGGTAATAAAGTTTTTGAGGTAATTTTCCGTAAAAATCTTGTCCGATAAGCCGCGATTGTATTCGATTTTTCGGATTTCCATTTTGAGCTTCAACTGCTGGCTCAGGTCTTCAATGGCCACTTTGGTCAAAGTCAGATGGTTTTGAATGGCTTTTGCCTCTTCAACAGTCATCTTTTTGGCCAGGTCTCCATTTTCGCCGTACATTTCAAACCGGACAGGGATTTCGTCCTTTTC from the Acidobacteriota bacterium genome contains:
- a CDS encoding dipeptide epimerase; its protein translation is MRIVDISIFRREFQLRNPSVVAYEAVEAATNFVVRLELERGLIGWGNAAPDAHVTGETADGVEQTLHEILKPFLIGQDASRIESLWPELCRLAPNQPTAIAAMDIALYDLLGKTAGLPLCQLLGNAKTKLETTATLSIEDLQTTLARAREFQAQGFRALKIKCGLNPDEDIERVRQIRQIVGTRVRLTLDANQGYSISEALRMLEAVKVCRIEFIEQPVAATDLDALREVCQRSPIPVMADESVLSAADVLNTPAPLVNLKLMKTGGITGALKANAVAEARGIRAMVGCMDESRVSMAAAAHFALAMNNVVYADLDGHIDIIDDVAEKGILIEDGFVRTNHEAGLGLEVRNIDS
- a CDS encoding methyltransferase domain-containing protein, producing MNYPNPKQALQEFSYLMKHDWDDRARQDAKWFINTLRFHQSEEEFDQTGAFEVDRLVRVDLSLLTNNRDPKSLRVLEIGCGAGRMTKHLAAIFGEVVGVDVSGEMIRQARQRLATLGNVQLHETSGLDFSSLPDRHFDLILSAYVFQHVPSAEVILSNLIDAWRVLKPGGVFRFQTNAITAFDFEDLEKDTWTGADFPASELRRFAAEQDAQLISIVGTGSQYCWTTLRKRQRQPHLPADKICCTTAEPKIEAFGRADDFSIQAIPANGDHAYLGLIVSGLALDEIDANNLLVELNGQQLAPQYVGPAAQKGFDDPALQLTQVNQQLPPGLSAGKAEIRVVTALGESSPPVSIEFYEPPPVIPKIVNVRNQQDEEAANLTRGRDSEVWLFVEGLDLTADSGNIRVKIGHHIVKPGHVGFYPANGAYLVKAPLPANIESGEQELKLYFGNLESPGWQIPIN
- a CDS encoding HDIG domain-containing protein; protein product: MPSREQAWQLLCEWTLGESLRKHARAVEYAMRSYAQKYGEDAEKWGVVGMLHDFDYERYPDQRHPQLGSEALREHGYPEDVIRAILSHADYTGVTRESLMEHALFATDELCGFLTACALVRPDKSFDTLEPSSVKKRMKDKAFARTVNRDDLWKGAEELELGFDEHCTFVISKLREVQEELGLKKVS
- a CDS encoding 30S ribosomal protein S21, encoding MAEVKLGDNETLESALRRFKRKVQQEDIIREVKRHAFYVPPGEKARLKSALARKRNRKKGRRPMPVQE
- a CDS encoding UDP-3-O-acyl-N-acetylglucosamine deacetylase; its protein translation is MLLNQQTTIGNSFSANGIGLHSASSVNVTVKPAPPYTGYLFRRTDLNDFEIPAAPQYVSHVSYATTLMKSGVMLSTVEHLLSALYGSGVDNAIIEVDSLEIPILDGSSRQWVELIRQAGIVELPAKRPYLKVLKRVEVTEKNRKMSIEPADGFEITCEIDFNHPMIGVQQHEISFRVADYSQEIAPARTFGFVEEIEMLKQNGLARGGSLENAIALTRDGFLNPEPLRFADEFVRHKILDIIGDLALAGMPILGHVRASRSGHGLHTMLLSTLLRDRDAWEVMTSPN
- a CDS encoding MMPL family transporter, with product MSRFVVSHPRWIIVIVLLLTVVLGLGLRRGLTLDVSPLSFVAENSQERRDFEQARKHFGADDYLLIAVVCDDVFKPENLSRLKKLHGQIERVKGVGEVLSLANVPYARSQNDGVSLEKLIPTSLNDNHRIEEARQVATTDRMFVGNLVSRDSRTAALNVLLKSELPTDKRHEITRTIYSLTRNSGFAESYFAGDPFAQLRSTEALKKDLAMLLPLTVLLIVIILWLCFRSITAVWLPLLTIVIGLVWLLGLMAYFGTHFTILVLMLPTVMLAIGCSYMIHVLNQIGIASLEANKSDTCNSRSAIVQAMSFINLPVIVSALTIIAGFLSLSFTAIKAIRASAVYSAVGATLTMLLSLTFIPAVLVVLPPQRMAFRCGLTGRMVKFLEDTGRWATSKQKLLFVVTLAIVVVSLIGMRRIRVDIDFFHFTKPGTETTVGFAEINRRLSGGVTFDVIVEGNQDGAIEKPEVLERISQLQAFAERQKDATGQGIDRTLSVADIIKHLNRAFNGNDPQQYKIPADGKVLSDLFADRDQLKGFLTEDGRFARVLIRSTLSGSQAMAGVVREVEQKGKELLPGFRVYATGTFVLLNRTSDEIGNEQVLSIGLALVTIFVMLAILFRSLRVGLTALIPNLVPIVFFFGFMGWRGIKLNLTTSLVASIVLGLAVDNAVQFIVRFRRVQKEDAPLRDAIIESMRLSGRPIIYANIALAATFAVFAISNFQPISDFGLLSAVTIFGCLVEDLVLLPSRLTSPIFRAK